One region of Brassica napus cultivar Da-Ae chromosome A10, Da-Ae, whole genome shotgun sequence genomic DNA includes:
- the LOC106371017 gene encoding malate dehydrogenase 1, cytoplasmic, giving the protein MAKEPVRVLVTGAAGQIGYALVPMIARGIMLGADQPVILHMLDIPPAAEALNGVKMELIDAAFPLLKGVVATTDAVEGCTGVNVAVMVGGFPRKEGMERKDVMTKNVSIYKSQATALEKHAAPNCKVLVVANPANTNALILKEFAPSIPEKNITCLTRLDHNRALGQISERLSVPVSDVKNVIIWGNHSSSQYPDVNHAKVQTSAGEKPVRELVKNDEYLNGEFITTVQQRGAAIIKARKLSSALSAASSACDHIRDWVLGTPEGTFVSMGVYSDGSYDVPAGLIYSFPVTCRNGEWSIVQGLPIDEMSRKKMDLTAEELKEEKDLAYSCLS; this is encoded by the exons ATGGCGAAGGAACCAGTTCGCGTTCTCGTTACCGGTGCTGCAG GACAAATTGGATACGCTCTTGTCCCTATGATTGCGAGAGGTATCATGCTTGGTGCTGACCAGCCTGTGATCCTCCACATGTTGGATATTCCTCCTGCTGCTGAAGCACTCAACGGTGTCAAGATGGAGTTGATCGATGCTGCTTTCCCCCTTCTCAAAG GTGTTGTTGCTACAACTGATGCCGTTGAGGGATGCACTGGAGTCAACGTTGCTGTTATGGTTGGTGGTTTCCCGAGGAAAGAAGGAATGGAGAGGAAGGATGTTATGACCAAGAACGTCTCCATTTACAAGTCTCAGGCTACTGCTTTGGAGAAGCATGCCGCTCCAAACTGCAAG gtTCTTGTTGTTGCAAACCCTGCAAACACCAACGCATTGATCCTGAAGGAATTTGCACCATCCATCCCTGAGAAGAACATTACCTGTCTGACAAGGCTTGACCACAACAGGGCCTTGGGTCAGATCTCCGAGAGGTTGAGCGTGCCCGTGTCTGATGTTAAGAACGTGATCATCTGGGGAAACCACTCATCCTCACAGTACCCAGATGTCAACCACGCTAAGGTGCAGACATCGGCTGGAGAGAAGCCAGTCCGTGAGCTCGTCAAGAACGATGAATACTTGAATGGAGAATTCATCACCACCGTTCAGCAACGTGGAGCTGCTATCATCAAGGCGAGGAAGTTGTCAAGTGCACTTTCTGCTGCTAGCTCTGCTTGTGACCACATCCGTGACTGGGTCCTTGGAACTCCAGAG GGTACATTTGTTTCAATGGGAGTATACTCCGATGGTTCTTACGACGTTCCAGCTGGACTTATCTACTCTTTCCCTGTCACTTGCCGCAATGGAGAGTGGAGTATTGTCCAAG GGCTTCCGATCGATGAAATGTCAAGGAAGAAGATGGATTTGACAGCAGAGGAGCTGAAGGAAGAGAAGGACTTGGCCTACTCATGCCTCTCTTAA
- the LOC106371014 gene encoding protein tas produces MASSYVTFSTVTPVTITGNNSGGYALSTFTRRCVTASPNAGRRMFRASGMAKATKKAMEYRKLGDSELIISEITMGTMTFGEQNTEKESHEMLSYAVEHGINCIDTAEAYPVPMKKETQGKTDLYISSWLKSQSRDKFVLATKLCGYSERSAYLRENAEVTRVDAANIKESVEKSLKRLGTDYIDLLQIHWPDRYVPLFGDNYYDTSKWRASVPFVEQLRAFQDLINEGKLRYIGVSNETSYGVMEFVHTAKLEGLPKIVSIQNGYSLLARTRFEVDLVEVCHPKNCNVGLLAYSPLGGGSLSGKYLVTDLEATKNARLNLFPGFMERYKGSLAKEATIQYIEVAKKHGLTPVELALGFVRDRPFVTSTIIGATSLEQLKEDIDAYLMTEGPLSPEVMADIEAVFRRYKDPSFF; encoded by the exons ATGGCGTCATCTTACGTCACCTTCTCAACGGTCACTCCCGTGACGATCACCGGCAACAACAGTGGGGGATACGCTCTCTCAACCTTCACGCGCCGCTGTGTAACTGCATCTCCGAATGCTGGGAGGAGGATGTTCAGAGCTTCGGGAATGGCGAAGGCGACGAAGAAAGCTATGGAGTACAGGAAGCTAGGGGATTCGGAGCTCATTATCAGCGAGATTACTATGGGCACC ATGACATTTGGGGAGCAGAATACTGAGAAAGAATCTCATGAGATGCTGAGTTATGCAGTTGAGCATGGCATCAACTGCATTGACACTGCTGAAGCC TATCCTGTCCCGATGAAGAAGGAGACCCAAGGAAAAACTGATCTTTATATCAGTAGCTGGTTGAAGTCTCAGAGCCGTGACAAG TTTGTTTTGGCAACTAAACTATGTGGGTACTCAGAAAGATCAGCATACCTGCGGGAGAATGCAGAGGTTACGCGTGTGGATGCAGCTAATATCAAAGAAAGCGTCGAGAAAAGTCTCAAACGCCTTGGCACTGACTACATTGATTTGCTTCAAATACACTG GCCAGATCGGTATGTACCACTCTTTGGTGATAACTACTATGATACATCGAAATGGAGAGCTAGTGTGCCATTTGTCGAGCAGCTAAGAGCCTTCCAGGATCTCATAAACGAAGGAAAGCTTCGCTACATTGGTGTCTCAAATGAAACTTCATATGGGGTGATGGAGTTTGTTCACACAGCAAAACTCGAAGGATTACCGAAGATTGTGAGCATCCAGAATGGTTACAGCTTGCTAGCTCGGACCCGTTTTGAAG TTGATCTAGTAGAAGTATGCCACCCAAAAAATTGCAATGTCGGCTTGCTTGCATATTCCCCTCTGGGCGGCGGCTCCTTGTCTGGGAAATACTTGGTTACAGACCTAGAAGCTACAAAGAATGCAAGGCTGAACCTTTTCCCTGGATTCATGGAGCGTTACAAGGGATCACTAGCCAAG GAAGCAACGATCCAATACATAGAGGTGGCGAAGAAGCACGGTTTAACTCCGGTGGAGCTAGCTCTCGGGTTTGTACGTGACAGGCCTTTTGTGACGAGCACGATCATCGGAGCTACATCACTGGAGCAGCTCAAAGAAGACATTGATGCTTATCTGATGACGGAAGGGCCGTTGTCGCCAGAAGTAATGGCTGATATTGAAGCCGTGTTCAGAAGGTACAAAGACCCTTCTTTCTTTTGA
- the LOC106371011 gene encoding probable methyltransferase PMT8, translating to MMRGRSDGGQKKRLIASLCAVALLLCFVYMYYGSSNQGASAEYGRSLRKLGSSYLGGDDDDNKQDGSVTSEEDSLAVAKSFPVCDDRHSEIIPCLDRNFIYQSRLKLDLSLMEHYERHCPPPERKFNCLIPPPSGYKVPIKWPKSRDEVWQANIPHTHLAKEKSDQNWMVVKGDKINFPGGGTHFHYGADKYIASIANMLNFSNDVLNDEGRLRTVLDVGCGVASFGAYLLSSDIIAMSLAPNDVHQNQIQFALERGIPAYLGVLGTKRLPYPSRSFELAHCSRCRIDWLQRDGILLLELDRVLRPGGYFAYSSPEAYAQDEEDLRIWKEMSALVERMCWRIAAKRNQTVVWQKPLSNDCYLEREPGTQPPLCRSDADPDAVYGVSMEACITPYSKHDHKTKGSGLAPWPARMTSPPPRLADFGYSTHMFEKDTELWKQQVDSYWNLMSSKVKANTVRNIMDMKAHMGSFAAALKDKDVWVMNVVSPDGPNTLKLIYDRGLIGTNHNWCEAFSTYPRTYDLLHAWTVFSDIRSKGCSAEDLLIEMDRILRPTGFVIIRDKESVVESIKKYMKALHWEVVASEKVTTGSELDQESEDGESNVVFIVQKKLWLTSESLRDTE from the exons ATGATGAGAGGGAGATCTGATGGAGGCCAAAAGAAGCGGCTAATTGCTTCGCTCTGCGCCGTGGCGTTACTCCTCTGCTTCGTGTATATGTACTATGGTTCCTCTAACCAAGGTGCATCAGCAGAGTATGGTAGATCATTGAGAAAACTCGGATCTTCTTATTTGggtggagatgatgatgataacaaACAGGACGGATCTGTGACCAGTGAAGAAGACAGCCTTGCTGTCGCCAAAAGCTTCCCT GTTTGTGATGACCGGCACTCGGAGATCATCCCATGCTTAGACAGGAACTTCATCTACCAGAGTAGGTTGAAGCTGGATCTATCTCTAATGGAACACTACGAACGTCACTGTCCTCCTCCCGAGAGAAAGTTCAACTGTCTGATTCCTCCTCCATCTGGCTACAAAGTTCCTATTAAGTGGCCTAAGAGCAGAGATGAAGTGTGGCAAGCAAACATACCTCACACTCACCTTGCTAAAGAGAAGTCCGACCAGAACTGGATGGTTGTCAAAGGAGATAAAATCAATTTTCCAGGTGGTGGCACTCATTTCCATTACGGAGCTGATAAGTACATTGCTTCCATCGCTAAT ATGCTTAACTTCTCTAACGATGTATTAAACGACGAAGGAAGATTAAGAACGGTTCTTGACGTTGGATGCGGAGTAGCTAGCTTTGGAGCTTACCTCCTCTCCTCTGATATTATCGCAATGTCATTAGCTCCCAACGACGTGCACCAGAACCAAATCCAGTTTGCACTAGAGAGAGGCATCCCTGCTTACCTCGGCGTCTTAGGCACCAAGAGACTTCCTTACCCGAGCAGATCGTTCGAGCTAGCTCACTGCTCTCGGTGTAGGATCGACTGGCTTCAAAGAGACGGCATCCTTCTCCTCGAGCTCGACCGTGTGCTGAGACCTGGAGGCTACTTCGCTTATTCCTCTCCTGAAGCTTACGCGCAAGACGAAGAGGATTTGAGGATATGGAAGGAGATGAGTGCGCTTGTTGAGAGGATGTGTTGGAGAATCGCTGCTAAGAGAAACCAAACTGTTGTTTGGCAGAAACCGTTGAGTAATGATTGTTACTTGGAGAGAGAGCCAGGGACGCAGCCTCCTCTTTGTCGCTCGGATGCTGATCCTGATGCTGTTTATGGTGTGTCAATGGAAGCTTGCATTACTCCTTACTCCAAAC ATGACCATAAGACCAAGGGAAGTGGGTTAGCTCCATGGCCAGCTAGAATGACGTCTCCTCCTCCTCGGCTTGCGGACTTTGGTTATTCAACACATATGTTTGAGAAAGACACG GAACTTTGGAAACAGCAAGTGGACAGTTACTGGAACCTAATGTCGTCAAAAGTCAAAGCAAACACTGTGAGGAACATAATGGACATGAAAGCTCACATGGGTTCTTTCGCAGCTGCTCTCAAAGACAAAGACGTGTGGGTTATGAACGTTGTCTCTCCCGACGGTCCCAACACTCTTAAACTCATCTACGACCGCGGTTTAATCGGGACTAATCATAACTG gtGTGAGGCTTTCTCTACGTACCCGAGAACATACGATCTCTTGCACGCGTGGACTGTGTTTTCAGACATTAGAAGCAAAGGATGCAGTGCAGAGGATCTGTTGATTGAGATGGATAGGATTCTTAGACCTACAGGGTTCGTTATCATCAGAGACAAGGAGAGCGTTGTTGAGTCGATCAAGAAGTATATGAAAGCTTTGCATTGGGAGGTAGTGGCGTCGGAGAAAGTAACCACAGGTTCAGAGCTTGACCAAGAGAGTGAAGATGGTGAGAGCAATGTGGTTTTTATTGTCCAGAAGAAACTGTGGCTCACCAGTGAAAGCCTTAGGGACACTGagtaa